The segment TCGTAGTGAACCTTGACCGTGTCGGTGGCGGTGGGCTGGCGACCTTCGGGATGGGCGCGGCCCTCGCGGCGATACTGCAGGCCCGATGCGGTGGTCGTCCATCCTCGACGCTGGCCGTTCCAGGCGAGATAGGCGGCCTGACCGGCCTCGTACTCGGCCGGGGTCGAATGGGCGGACGGGTCGGGCGTCGGCACGGGCGCTGTGGCACAGGCGGCGAGCGCCAGGGTTGCCAGAGAAAGGGGGGCGAAGAGGGCGGGGGCGTTCAGCTTCATGCCGGAAGGCTTAGCAGCGTCTCCTCCCCGTCGCTAGGCGGCCGCATCCAGACGATCGCGCCGTGCCTTGAGAAACAGCGCCTCGGCCGGGGACGGCCCCAGCGCGAGGGCGGTGTCATAGGCCTGGCGCGCGTCCCTGTCCCGTCCCAGGCGGGCGAACATCCCGGCGCGGGCGGCGTGCAGCGGCAGCCAGCCTTGCACGTCGATGCCGAGCAGGGCGTCGAGTGCGGCGGCCGGGCCCTCGATCTCGGCCAGGGCCACGGCACGGTTGGTGCGGATCACCGGGTCGTCACGCTGGAGCAGCAGCAGGTTGTAGAGCCCCAGGATGGCGGCCCAGTCGGTGCGCCCGGTCCTGGCGCGGTCGGCGTGGGCACCGTGGATCGCCGCCTGAAGCGCGCGCGGGCCGGGCACGGTACGCCGGGCGTGGGACGCGGCGGCCGATCGGGCCATGAAGCGACCCGCCTCGGCGATCAGCGCCGCATCCCAGTCGGCCGTATTCTGCTCGGTCAGGGGAACCATGGCCCCGTCGGGGCTGAGGCGGGCGGGGCGGCGGGCCTCCGTATAGCGCACCGTGGCGGCCAGGGCCTGAGCCTCCGCATCGTCGGGGGCGAGACGGGCCAGCAGGCCGGTCAGGTTCAGCATTTCGGCGGCGAAATCGGCATGGGGACCGGCCCCGGCGGCGTCGGCGTGGGCCTGGGCATAGGCCACCTCCAGCGTCGACAGGACGGCGTCCATCCGCTCCGGCCAGCGGTCCGGGGAGGGGACATCATAGGGCACGCCCGCCTCGGCGATCTTCCTTTTGGCGCGAACCAGGCGCTGGGCCAGGGTCGGCTCCGGGGTCAGGAAGGCGGCGGCGACCTCGGCCGTGGACAGGCCGCAGACGGTCCGCAGGGTCAGGGCCGCCCGGGCATCCGGGCTGACGGCCGGGTGGCAGCAGACGAAGATCAGCCGCAGCCGCTCGTCGGGAATGGGCTCATCGAGCGCCATGACGTGATCCTCGGGGGTGGGTTCGGGTGCGGCGTCGTCGGGTCGCCAGGCGGCCGCCGTCGCGCGCCGTCGATAGCGGTCCAGCACCCGGCGACGGGCGACCGCATAGAGCCAGGCGGCTGGATCGGCGGGCG is part of the Brevundimonas sp. AJA228-03 genome and harbors:
- a CDS encoding FKBP-type peptidyl-prolyl cis-trans isomerase; the encoded protein is MKLNAPALFAPLSLATLALAACATAPVPTPDPSAHSTPAEYEAGQAAYLAWNGQRRGWTTTASGLQYRREGRAHPEGRQPTATDTVKVHYEGTFIDGRKFDSSYDRGEPAEFPLNRVIRGWTEGVALMHVGETFYFAIPASLGYGDRWVGGDELPPNSTLLFKVELLDVTPAS
- a CDS encoding RNA polymerase sigma factor, whose product is MSRLLDQTFRDAGGRVVSALAAAFRDLDLAEEAFAEACARALERWGDAPPADPAAWLYAVARRRVLDRYRRRATAAAWRPDDAAPEPTPEDHVMALDEPIPDERLRLIFVCCHPAVSPDARAALTLRTVCGLSTAEVAAAFLTPEPTLAQRLVRAKRKIAEAGVPYDVPSPDRWPERMDAVLSTLEVAYAQAHADAAGAGPHADFAAEMLNLTGLLARLAPDDAEAQALAATVRYTEARRPARLSPDGAMVPLTEQNTADWDAALIAEAGRFMARSAAASHARRTVPGPRALQAAIHGAHADRARTGRTDWAAILGLYNLLLLQRDDPVIRTNRAVALAEIEGPAAALDALLGIDVQGWLPLHAARAGMFARLGRDRDARQAYDTALALGPSPAEALFLKARRDRLDAAA